A window of the Desulfobacula toluolica Tol2 genome harbors these coding sequences:
- a CDS encoding YfiR family protein: MTLLHNFVIYVIKKMIISLIVLLIIYVHAEKTVMADEIDEYAVKAAFTFNFISFIQWPETSFAGNTAPPYRIGFMGDILVAKRFNALNKKNNGTRTIHVRRLSTPEDCRECDIVFISRDIDRKISEKLLLKLKGKPVLTIGETKEFIKLGGVINFFSKNDRLQFEINPGAAKKQGLKLSSRLLNLAVIVGEQK, from the coding sequence ATGACACTTCTGCACAATTTTGTAATTTATGTGATAAAAAAGATGATTATTTCTTTGATTGTTCTATTAATCATCTATGTTCATGCAGAGAAAACAGTCATGGCCGATGAAATAGACGAGTATGCCGTCAAAGCGGCATTTACATTTAATTTTATCAGTTTCATCCAGTGGCCTGAAACCTCATTTGCCGGCAATACTGCCCCCCCATACAGGATCGGCTTTATGGGAGACATCTTGGTTGCAAAACGGTTTAATGCTCTTAACAAAAAAAATAACGGGACAAGAACAATTCATGTTCGTCGTTTGTCCACGCCAGAAGACTGCCGTGAATGTGATATCGTTTTTATCAGCCGGGATATCGATCGCAAAATTTCAGAAAAACTCCTGTTAAAACTAAAGGGAAAGCCTGTTTTAACCATAGGAGAAACAAAGGAATTTATAAAACTTGGCGGCGTGATAAATTTTTTTTCAAAAAATGACCGCCTGCAATTTGAAATCAACCCTGGCGCGGCAAAAAAACAGGGACTTAAACTGAGTTCCCGTTTATTAAACCTTGCTGTTATTGTGGGAGAACAAAAATGA
- a CDS encoding hybrid sensor histidine kinase/response regulator: MKTGSKLSIQNFSIRIKLICLLGVTALLTLFMVSTALIINEKYNTRKTLVGELQSMADFVALNSGPALVFDDEQAALENLASLAAKPEIIVAVLYDKTGSIYSKYSRKSIDAETIISEFRKVYPSPKDTLNQLKDQGMLSFLLKDHIHLIRPVIVKGSFLGGIHLIDNMQQVKKRLNAYYLVVGGIVFITLIVVLLLSARMQSFITGPMFEVIDSMHKVSEQKNYQVRVKKQRKDEFGLLVDHFNEMIEEIQARDEELKKYSLGLEKMVELRTEDLSQAKKDLEAMVKNLEKAKEQAEEVSRIKSQFLANMSHEIRTPMNGVLGMTELLLTTRLSENQHRYAETIQNSGESLLEIINDILDFSKIEAGKLELEMIDFNLEQLIEDVSQLLASQAHSKRLELVVAIKRGTRIYLKGDPTRLRQVLTNLIGNAIKFTEKGEIVIKASTTRKDNNRVNLHLSIKDTGVGINPQDRIRLFKAFSQLDGSTTRKYGGTGLGLTISRELVSLMGGVLKCDSSPGRGSDFFFTLPMRKNRENPQKTGLINNDTLKGLKVLIIDDNPTNLEILEGQIACFCMKFDSSLRGAEGLKKLQIAQQENVPFDLVLLDMNMPDMDGFEVIRRIKAAPDLKKPSIIMLTSVWISGEDQKAMHSGINAYLTKPVRQSDLQNSLLKVLSQTLKGERFQSVTRQTSEKEIKPFDLHILVAEDNLTNQEVTMGMLRKFGCRVSLAVNGSQAVEIFLKELPDLVLMDCQMPEMDGYQAAGEIRKHEKALNIRTPIVALTAHALEGDKEKCLAAGMDDYLSKPFKSEMLQFIINRWSVSGKDRELHREINTKKHGSDILHKCPENNNSTDNTKSSTVIDPNAIQIIKDLQMEGEPSILPRVINTYIESTESKISDLKCNISKVTVKDLQILAHNLKSSSANMGAMRLSEISKELEMSCRNNAIENAQPCIDEIESEFIKVKSALEMEIRRL; encoded by the coding sequence ATGAAAACCGGTTCAAAATTATCCATACAAAATTTTTCAATCCGGATCAAACTCATATGCCTTCTGGGAGTTACAGCCTTACTGACATTATTCATGGTTTCTACAGCGCTGATTATTAATGAAAAATACAATACCAGGAAAACACTTGTCGGAGAACTGCAATCCATGGCGGATTTTGTTGCGTTGAACAGCGGCCCTGCACTGGTGTTTGATGATGAGCAGGCTGCTCTGGAAAATCTGGCCTCCCTGGCGGCCAAACCGGAAATTATTGTTGCAGTTTTGTATGATAAAACCGGAAGCATTTATAGCAAATACAGCCGGAAATCCATTGATGCAGAAACCATTATTTCTGAATTTAGAAAAGTTTATCCCAGTCCTAAAGACACTCTGAATCAATTAAAAGATCAGGGAATGCTGAGCTTTTTATTAAAGGATCATATCCATTTGATACGACCGGTGATTGTGAAAGGAAGCTTTTTGGGAGGAATACATCTGATTGATAATATGCAGCAGGTCAAAAAACGGTTAAATGCCTATTATCTGGTCGTGGGCGGTATTGTCTTCATTACATTGATTGTAGTGTTGCTTTTATCTGCCAGAATGCAGTCTTTTATTACAGGGCCGATGTTTGAGGTTATTGATTCCATGCACAAAGTATCGGAACAAAAAAATTACCAGGTTCGCGTCAAAAAACAACGCAAAGATGAATTCGGGTTATTGGTGGACCATTTCAATGAAATGATTGAAGAAATTCAAGCCAGAGATGAAGAACTGAAAAAATACAGCCTGGGCCTTGAAAAAATGGTTGAACTGAGGACAGAAGATCTTTCTCAGGCAAAAAAAGATCTTGAAGCCATGGTAAAGAACCTTGAAAAAGCCAAAGAACAGGCAGAAGAAGTCAGCAGAATCAAATCTCAATTTCTGGCCAATATGAGCCATGAAATAAGAACCCCCATGAATGGTGTTCTGGGAATGACAGAGCTTTTGCTTACCACAAGACTGTCTGAGAATCAGCATCGATATGCTGAAACTATCCAGAACTCCGGCGAATCACTTTTGGAAATCATCAATGATATTCTTGATTTTTCTAAAATAGAAGCTGGAAAACTTGAACTGGAGATGATTGATTTTAATTTGGAGCAGCTGATTGAAGATGTTTCCCAGCTTCTTGCATCCCAGGCCCACAGTAAAAGATTGGAACTGGTTGTGGCGATTAAACGTGGAACCCGCATATATCTGAAGGGTGATCCCACAAGGCTCAGGCAGGTTCTGACAAATCTGATCGGGAATGCAATTAAGTTTACGGAAAAAGGGGAAATTGTTATAAAGGCCTCCACAACCAGGAAGGATAATAACAGGGTCAATTTGCATCTCTCCATCAAGGATACAGGCGTGGGGATTAATCCTCAGGATCGCATAAGGCTTTTTAAAGCGTTTTCCCAGCTTGACGGTTCCACAACACGCAAATACGGAGGAACAGGGCTTGGACTGACAATTTCCAGGGAGCTTGTATCTTTAATGGGCGGGGTGTTAAAGTGTGACAGCAGTCCTGGCAGAGGAAGTGATTTTTTTTTCACATTGCCCATGAGAAAAAACCGTGAGAACCCTCAAAAAACAGGCTTGATAAATAACGATACATTAAAAGGACTGAAAGTCCTTATTATAGATGACAACCCCACCAATCTGGAAATACTTGAAGGACAGATTGCCTGTTTTTGTATGAAATTCGATTCCAGCCTCAGGGGAGCCGAAGGCTTGAAAAAGCTGCAAATTGCACAACAGGAAAATGTTCCATTTGATTTAGTCCTTCTGGACATGAATATGCCGGATATGGACGGTTTTGAGGTGATCAGGAGAATAAAGGCCGCCCCGGATTTGAAAAAGCCCTCAATCATTATGCTCACGTCTGTATGGATAAGCGGCGAGGACCAAAAGGCAATGCATTCAGGCATTAATGCGTATTTGACAAAACCGGTCAGACAATCGGATTTACAAAATTCGCTGTTAAAAGTCTTGAGTCAAACATTAAAGGGCGAACGGTTTCAGTCGGTCACCCGGCAAACTTCTGAAAAGGAAATAAAACCGTTCGATCTCCATATCCTTGTGGCAGAAGACAATTTGACAAACCAGGAAGTTACTATGGGAATGTTAAGAAAATTCGGCTGCCGGGTTAGTCTTGCCGTCAACGGCAGTCAAGCGGTTGAAATATTTTTGAAAGAATTGCCGGATCTTGTTTTAATGGATTGTCAAATGCCTGAAATGGATGGTTATCAAGCTGCCGGAGAAATACGGAAGCATGAAAAAGCATTGAACATAAGAACACCCATCGTGGCATTGACAGCTCATGCACTGGAAGGGGACAAAGAAAAATGCCTGGCTGCCGGCATGGACGATTATTTAAGCAAACCTTTTAAGTCGGAAATGTTGCAGTTTATTATTAACCGCTGGTCTGTTTCAGGCAAAGACCGGGAATTACACCGGGAAATCAACACAAAAAAACATGGTTCAGATATTCTTCATAAATGCCCGGAAAATAATAATTCCACTGATAATACAAAATCTTCAACCGTGATTGATCCCAATGCAATTCAAATAATCAAGGATCTTCAGATGGAAGGAGAACCAAGCATTTTACCCCGCGTGATTAACACATATATAGAAAGTACGGAATCCAAAATATCTGACCTGAAATGCAATATATCAAAAGTCACTGTCAAGGATTTGCAGATTTTAGCACACAATCTTAAATCATCAAGTGCTAATATGGGAGCAATGCGGTTGTCTGAAATAAGCAAAGAACTTGAAATGAGTTGCCGGAACAATGCCATAGAGAATGCCCAGCCTTGTATTGATGAGATTGAGTCTGAATTTATTAAAGTCAAATCCGCTTTAGAGATGGAGATCAGGCGATTATGA
- a CDS encoding EAL domain-containing protein, whose product MINTDEKRKKPLALVVDDEPSLRLLIMAALKKFGFDAIEAKNGRQGVELFKAEKPDIILMDVMMPDMDGFDACKMIRQSPDGNYAQILMVTGLEDTESTKKAFDVGANGFVTKPLNLVMLGQRVKYMLRAGHAFREIDISRSRLAKTQELAKIGTWQFDLVTNEFHCSLEACQLLGLNNNDQNVTFDDFLSPIINEDKELVKETLENAFKTKNPSNQNYRIHSVNGSHKHILNKSEVIFDEQTQSILMLGIVQDVTQLKKAEEEIRLLAFYDSLTGLANRMLFMDRLDHTIMYSIREKKHFALLFLDLDNFKRINDTLGHHIGDMLLKKVAETIKNSIRNSDSATRIDKQARQNDLLIARLGGDEFTILIADLKDPEYAALIANRLLKAIPAVHIFEGNEVSITTSIGISVFPEDGNRADILLKNADTAMYHAKSQGRNTYQYFMNSMNKAAIERFAIDRDIKKALKNKEFFLYYQPQLNLSNRKIVGAEALIRWKHPLKGIISPDKFIPIAEESEVIIQINKWVLFTACYQVEQWIKQGFSPIRIAVNLSGYKLAKQKIIETINNVLQNISFSAQNIEIEITENILMQDNEETISTLKKIKEMNLKIALDDFGTGYSSLNYLMSFPVDTIKIDRSFVMNCTSKNKNLVIIKAIIAMGHSLGKKIVAEGIETEEQYHLMKKIGCDEAQGYYFKRPVPKNEFAKLLARGSL is encoded by the coding sequence ATGATTAATACAGATGAAAAAAGAAAAAAACCGTTGGCATTGGTCGTGGATGATGAGCCTTCTTTAAGGCTCCTTATCATGGCAGCACTGAAAAAATTCGGATTTGATGCCATTGAAGCCAAAAACGGAAGGCAGGGAGTCGAACTGTTTAAAGCTGAAAAACCGGATATTATTCTGATGGATGTGATGATGCCGGATATGGATGGTTTTGATGCGTGTAAAATGATCCGGCAATCCCCTGACGGAAATTATGCCCAGATCCTTATGGTAACCGGCCTTGAAGATACCGAATCAACGAAAAAAGCTTTTGACGTTGGTGCCAACGGCTTTGTAACCAAACCGTTAAATCTGGTCATGCTTGGCCAGAGGGTCAAATACATGCTGCGTGCGGGTCATGCATTCAGGGAAATAGATATCAGCAGAAGCCGTCTTGCAAAAACCCAGGAACTTGCAAAAATCGGAACCTGGCAGTTTGATCTGGTGACCAATGAATTTCATTGTTCCCTGGAGGCTTGTCAATTGCTGGGATTGAATAATAACGACCAAAACGTTACATTTGATGACTTTCTAAGTCCGATTATCAATGAGGACAAAGAACTTGTAAAAGAAACACTTGAGAATGCATTCAAGACAAAAAATCCATCCAACCAGAATTATCGAATTCATTCCGTGAACGGGTCACACAAGCATATATTGAATAAATCAGAGGTTATTTTTGATGAACAGACTCAATCTATTTTGATGCTTGGAATTGTCCAGGATGTAACCCAGTTGAAAAAAGCAGAAGAGGAAATTCGGCTTCTTGCTTTTTATGACAGCTTGACCGGCCTTGCAAATCGTATGCTTTTCATGGACCGTCTGGACCATACCATAATGTATTCCATTCGGGAAAAAAAACATTTTGCATTGCTGTTTCTTGATCTGGATAATTTTAAACGTATTAATGATACATTGGGTCATCATATCGGTGACATGCTGCTTAAAAAAGTGGCTGAAACCATAAAAAATTCGATAAGGAACAGTGATTCTGCAACAAGAATCGACAAACAGGCCAGACAAAATGATTTGTTGATCGCCCGGCTTGGAGGTGATGAATTTACCATTTTGATAGCTGATCTTAAAGATCCGGAATATGCAGCACTGATTGCCAACAGGCTGCTCAAGGCAATTCCGGCTGTTCACATTTTTGAAGGCAATGAAGTATCCATAACCACAAGCATTGGGATCAGTGTCTTTCCCGAGGATGGCAACAGGGCTGATATTCTTTTAAAAAATGCCGACACCGCAATGTACCACGCAAAAAGTCAAGGACGAAACACCTATCAATATTTCATGAATTCCATGAACAAGGCTGCGATTGAGCGGTTTGCCATAGACAGGGACATCAAAAAAGCGCTTAAAAACAAAGAGTTCTTTTTGTACTATCAACCTCAGCTGAATCTATCGAACCGAAAAATAGTTGGTGCGGAAGCGTTGATTCGATGGAAACACCCTCTTAAAGGAATAATTTCGCCGGATAAATTCATACCCATTGCAGAAGAATCCGAAGTTATTATTCAAATCAACAAGTGGGTTCTTTTTACGGCATGCTATCAGGTTGAACAATGGATCAAACAGGGGTTTAGCCCCATCAGGATTGCAGTAAACCTGTCAGGATACAAGCTGGCCAAGCAAAAAATAATTGAGACCATTAACAATGTCCTTCAAAACATATCTTTTAGTGCCCAAAATATTGAGATAGAAATTACTGAAAATATTCTCATGCAGGATAATGAAGAAACAATATCCACGCTGAAAAAAATCAAGGAAATGAATCTGAAAATCGCATTGGATGATTTTGGTACTGGGTATTCATCATTAAATTATTTGATGTCCTTTCCTGTGGATACCATAAAGATCGACCGGTCGTTTGTCATGAACTGCACCTCAAAAAACAAAAATCTTGTGATTATCAAGGCAATCATTGCAATGGGACACAGTCTGGGCAAAAAAATTGTTGCAGAAGGAATTGAAACCGAAGAGCAATATCATTTGATGAAAAAAATAGGCTGTGATGAAGCACAAGGATACTATTTCAAGCGTCCGGTTCCCAAGAATGAATTCGCAAAACTCCTTGCCCGTGGGTCGCTTTAA
- a CDS encoding ISAs1 family transposase, translating to MNTEKGTLISELSKITDPRIDRRKEHKLIDILTITICAAICGADTWEQIEQYGNSKYEWLSTFLELPNGIPSHDTIRRVFILIDPDEFRTAFIDWIKSIKDLMKNEVVSIDGKTLRGSHNKRDGKAAIHMVSAWTSDMNMVLGQLKTEEKSNEITAIPELLEISGCIVTIDAMGCQKKLLLKS from the coding sequence ATGAATACGGAAAAAGGAACACTGATATCTGAACTGTCCAAGATAACCGATCCGCGAATTGATAGGCGTAAAGAGCATAAATTAATAGACATACTGACAATTACCATATGTGCTGCAATCTGTGGTGCCGACACATGGGAGCAAATAGAGCAGTATGGAAATTCAAAATACGAATGGCTATCAACATTTTTGGAACTTCCCAATGGTATACCCTCCCATGATACAATAAGGCGAGTATTTATTCTCATTGATCCGGATGAATTTAGAACAGCCTTTATCGACTGGATAAAATCAATAAAAGATTTGATGAAAAATGAAGTCGTTTCTATTGATGGCAAAACATTGAGGGGATCCCATAATAAAAGAGATGGGAAGGCGGCAATTCATATGGTCAGTGCCTGGACGTCCGATATGAATATGGTTCTTGGGCAACTAAAAACAGAAGAAAAATCAAATGAAATAACGGCAATTCCAGAATTGCTTGAGATTTCAGGATGCATTGTAACCATTGATGCAATGGGATGCCAAAAAAAATTGCTGCTAAAATCATAG
- a CDS encoding response regulator — protein MRKNSISAYLTKPVRQCDLYNSLLTVNGTPPRHENHQLVTRYSLAEETRWSNLHILLAEDNKVNQMVALSMLKKYGCRVSLANDGRQAVELFLGELPDLVLMDCQMPEMDGYQATGEIRKHEKKLNIKTPIVALTAHALEGDREKCLTAGMDDYLSKPFKSKGLQAVLDRWSLSGKDHDLKNKINGPEQVSKV, from the coding sequence ATGAGAAAGAACAGCATATCAGCCTATTTGACCAAGCCGGTCCGGCAATGCGACCTTTACAACTCGCTGCTTACGGTAAACGGAACACCTCCAAGGCACGAGAATCATCAGCTTGTCACCCGTTACAGCCTTGCTGAAGAAACGAGATGGTCCAACCTGCACATCCTCCTGGCAGAAGACAATAAGGTAAATCAGATGGTGGCTTTAAGTATGTTAAAAAAATACGGCTGCAGGGTAAGCCTTGCCAACGACGGCAGACAGGCTGTTGAACTGTTTTTAGGAGAATTGCCGGATCTTGTTTTAATGGATTGTCAAATGCCCGAAATGGACGGGTATCAAGCCACTGGTGAAATCCGAAAACATGAAAAGAAACTGAATATCAAAACACCCATCGTGGCATTAACAGCCCATGCACTTGAAGGTGACAGAGAAAAATGTCTGACTGCCGGCATGGACGATTATTTGAGCAAACCATTTAAATCCAAGGGGTTACAGGCCGTTCTTGACCGGTGGTCTCTTTCAGGCAAAGATCATGATTTAAAGAACAAAATAAATGGTCCAGAACAGGTTTCAAAAGTTTGA
- a CDS encoding methylenetetrahydrofolate reductase has protein sequence MSFLFSDDNDFIITIEVVPPAGNDPTAILEKLCNLSGLRFHAFSVASNPVAKPRMSAMVFTHLVQQATLKPAILHCTVRDHNRLGLQSELWGAKALGIETVIAVTGDPSSSRAEESTSTVGDLNVFQLIALARESDLDIGAVLDFRPEVNGLKHEVKRLEQKVASGCRFIVTQPVYDEKTAKAIHTATQHLDVPVIMGILPLLSYKHAVFLHDKVDGIAVPKFLRQQIKTAENPVKTGVDQSRQMLELGKSYFSGACIMPPFDRFDILPDILSNF, from the coding sequence ATGTCGTTTCTTTTTTCAGATGACAATGATTTTATTATCACCATAGAAGTGGTGCCGCCCGCAGGCAATGATCCGACCGCAATTCTGGAAAAGCTGTGCAACCTTTCCGGTCTTCGGTTTCACGCGTTCAGTGTTGCCTCAAATCCCGTGGCAAAACCCAGGATGTCGGCCATGGTGTTCACACATCTGGTACAACAAGCAACCCTAAAACCTGCCATCCTGCATTGTACGGTAAGGGACCACAACCGGCTGGGATTGCAAAGCGAACTGTGGGGTGCCAAAGCCCTGGGAATTGAAACGGTTATCGCCGTAACCGGTGATCCGTCATCTTCCAGGGCTGAGGAGTCCACATCAACGGTGGGCGATTTAAATGTGTTTCAACTGATTGCCCTGGCCAGGGAGTCTGATCTGGATATTGGTGCGGTTCTTGATTTCAGACCTGAAGTCAACGGGCTTAAGCATGAAGTTAAGCGACTGGAACAAAAGGTGGCTTCGGGCTGCCGCTTTATTGTCACTCAACCGGTTTATGATGAAAAAACCGCCAAAGCGATTCATACGGCTACACAGCATCTTGATGTCCCTGTCATCATGGGCATTCTCCCGCTGCTGTCTTATAAACATGCTGTATTTCTTCATGACAAGGTGGACGGCATTGCCGTTCCAAAATTTTTGCGGCAACAGATAAAAACTGCTGAAAATCCTGTGAAAACGGGAGTTGACCAGTCAAGACAGATGCTTGAACTTGGAAAATCCTATTTTTCCGGTGCCTGTATAATGCCGCCTTTTGACCGATTTGATATTTTACCTGATATTCTATCAAACTTTTGA
- a CDS encoding 4Fe-4S dicluster domain-containing protein, translated as MKILDPSPEMNRRSFVKKVLNATIAGSLYLVWPMGGGSLEIPEQIPGIKGKDYEIRNQEFAFIVDITRCIGCGACCMADKREYNVPDGNYRTWVERYVKGFSDQIYVDSPNGGLDGYQTPRTDIDEKTRDTFFVPKLCNMCRQAPCVQVCPVGATFVSPDGFVLMDEKQCVGCGYCIQACPYSVRFLNPVTKVAEKCTWCYHRVRKGLLPACVEVCPTGARKFGSMKDETSEVYKILKGPGVLTVLRKEMGTWPALYYKGARREVV; from the coding sequence ATGAAAATATTAGATCCATCACCGGAAATGAACCGGCGGTCGTTTGTCAAAAAAGTTTTGAACGCAACCATTGCAGGTTCTTTATATCTGGTCTGGCCCATGGGCGGAGGCAGCCTTGAAATTCCCGAACAGATCCCGGGAATCAAGGGCAAAGACTATGAAATTCGCAACCAGGAGTTTGCCTTTATCGTGGATATTACTCGCTGTATCGGCTGCGGAGCCTGCTGCATGGCTGATAAACGCGAATATAATGTGCCGGACGGGAACTACCGAACCTGGGTTGAGCGGTATGTAAAAGGATTCAGTGACCAGATTTATGTGGATTCTCCCAATGGCGGCCTGGATGGATACCAGACCCCCCGGACAGATATTGATGAAAAAACAAGGGATACCTTTTTTGTGCCCAAGCTGTGCAATATGTGCAGGCAAGCGCCATGTGTTCAGGTATGCCCTGTGGGCGCAACCTTTGTATCCCCTGACGGATTTGTTCTGATGGATGAAAAGCAGTGTGTGGGATGTGGCTATTGCATCCAGGCCTGCCCCTATTCGGTTCGATTTTTAAATCCTGTTACAAAGGTCGCGGAAAAATGCACCTGGTGCTACCATCGGGTCAGAAAAGGACTGTTACCGGCCTGTGTCGAGGTCTGTCCCACAGGAGCCCGAAAATTTGGCTCCATGAAAGACGAAACATCCGAAGTCTATAAAATTTTAAAGGGTCCGGGTGTTCTGACGGTATTGAGAAAAGAGATGGGAACCTGGCCCGCCCTTTATTACAAAGGCGCACGAAGGGAGGTGGTCTGA
- the nrfD gene encoding NrfD/PsrC family molybdoenzyme membrane anchor subunit — MDAAYGPAAMLVSNYVFPNDLHVHWSMMIVLYPYMTGLVDGAFIIAALYYLFNVKSLKPVARFSLLFALAFLCCATLPLLLHLGRPERNLNMLLTPSPSSAMAGFGYIYAVSMGVLVFIVLFVYRKDLVASRKNSKGLRKLLYRVLTFDSIDLSTEALVLDQKIIRFLVGIGIPVAIVLHGYVGFIFGGVKANPTWSTPLMPVMFLFSACVSGISAVIPAYMVIRKAKGRSIDHDCVKTCIKILTLFFILAFAFEMLEVFSHSYLKSGYHHMVEGLLNGPLASSFWLWQVKICSVIPLLLLGIMAIFTIKPKTYNFMAAVVSIILLLQVLIMRWNVVIGGQLMSKSARGYTQFHPEWFDKEGILAVMIVMAIPFIVLFVLSRIFPFWTQDNKTIVK; from the coding sequence ATGGATGCCGCCTACGGCCCGGCAGCAATGCTGGTTTCCAATTATGTGTTCCCCAATGATCTTCATGTCCACTGGAGCATGATGATCGTCCTTTATCCGTATATGACAGGACTTGTGGACGGGGCATTTATCATTGCGGCTCTTTACTATCTTTTTAATGTCAAAAGTCTCAAACCCGTGGCAAGATTTTCACTTTTGTTTGCTCTGGCATTCCTGTGTTGCGCCACTTTACCGCTTTTGCTTCATCTTGGGCGGCCCGAGCGAAATCTCAACATGCTGTTAACGCCCAGCCCCAGCTCTGCCATGGCCGGATTCGGGTATATCTATGCTGTGTCCATGGGAGTTCTGGTCTTTATTGTTCTTTTTGTGTATCGAAAAGACCTGGTGGCATCACGAAAAAATTCCAAAGGATTGCGAAAGCTTTTGTATCGGGTTTTGACCTTTGACAGCATTGACCTGTCAACAGAAGCGCTTGTGCTGGATCAAAAAATCATCAGGTTCCTGGTCGGCATCGGTATCCCCGTTGCGATCGTCCTTCACGGGTATGTGGGGTTTATCTTCGGAGGGGTCAAAGCCAATCCCACCTGGTCAACTCCGCTTATGCCGGTTATGTTTCTTTTTTCCGCATGTGTATCGGGAATATCTGCTGTTATCCCGGCCTATATGGTCATCCGCAAAGCAAAAGGACGATCCATTGATCATGACTGCGTCAAAACCTGCATTAAAATCCTTACCCTGTTTTTTATCCTGGCATTTGCCTTTGAGATGCTGGAGGTTTTTTCCCATTCATACTTGAAATCCGGGTATCACCATATGGTTGAAGGGCTGCTGAACGGCCCGCTGGCAAGCTCCTTCTGGTTATGGCAGGTCAAGATCTGTTCAGTGATCCCGTTGCTTCTCCTGGGAATAATGGCCATATTCACGATAAAGCCCAAAACTTATAATTTTATGGCAGCCGTTGTTTCAATCATCCTCTTGCTTCAGGTGCTGATCATGCGATGGAATGTGGTGATCGGGGGCCAGCTCATGAGCAAGAGTGCCAGAGGCTATACACAATTTCATCCCGAGTGGTTTGACAAGGAGGGGATACTGGCGGTGATGATCGTCATGGCCATCCCGTTTATTGTTTTGTTTGTGTTAAGCCGGATCTTCCCATTCTGGACGCAGGATAATAAAACAATCGTAAAATAA